The Candidatus Hydrogenedentota bacterium genome includes a window with the following:
- a CDS encoding amidohydrolase family protein — translation MHVIDVWAQHPTDIFLSQPFFASLKRWAGQDIQSIPLEFTAGVMQAAGVKKALLCAWHGPNGAIISNEEVLQAVRTYPDLFVGVASVDLRNPIEAVRTLRAYVKEHGFKALRIAQWLWELPCTHPLYYPLYAECVELGVPVCLQVGLTGPLRTSETGQPLYIERVALDFPDLKIVCGHIGYPWHNELVAFARKFENIYIDTSAYKPSRYPAELIQYMKSGGRSRVMFGTNYPMLTPEVCLGQVPTLGLSDEVLEMFLHANAE, via the coding sequence ATGCACGTCATCGATGTGTGGGCTCAACATCCTACCGACATCTTCTTGTCTCAGCCCTTCTTTGCTTCGCTCAAGCGGTGGGCCGGGCAGGATATCCAAAGCATCCCGCTCGAATTCACGGCTGGGGTGATGCAGGCCGCTGGTGTGAAGAAGGCACTTCTCTGTGCGTGGCACGGTCCCAACGGCGCAATCATCAGCAATGAAGAGGTGCTCCAGGCCGTGAGAACATATCCTGATTTGTTTGTCGGTGTGGCGTCTGTGGACTTGCGGAATCCGATTGAGGCTGTCCGAACCCTACGCGCTTATGTGAAAGAGCACGGATTTAAAGCATTGCGCATCGCGCAATGGCTCTGGGAACTGCCCTGCACCCATCCTCTCTACTACCCTCTATACGCCGAATGCGTGGAACTCGGAGTCCCTGTGTGTCTGCAGGTGGGCCTGACGGGGCCGCTTCGCACTTCGGAGACTGGCCAACCTCTCTACATTGAACGTGTTGCTCTCGACTTCCCCGATCTGAAAATCGTGTGTGGGCATATCGGATACCCTTGGCACAACGAATTGGTCGCCTTCGCGCGCAAGTTCGAGAATATCTACATCGATACTTCTGCCTACAAACCCAGCCGTTACCCCGCCGAACTCATCCAATATATGAAGAGTGGCGGGCGCTCCAGGGTCATGTTTGGCACCAACTATCCCATGCTCACCCCCGAAGTGTGTCTTGGCCAAGTCCCTACACTCGGATTAAGTGATGAGGTGCTGGAGATGTTCCTCCATGCCAACGCGGAGA